The following are encoded together in the Pectobacterium wasabiae CFBP 3304 genome:
- a CDS encoding urea amidolyase associated protein UAAP2, with protein MTLIASNKIAEDAVFRHVIPAGEPYLFEVKQGQTLRLLDLEGNQAVDTLFYRVDDPRERYDPQRTLRRQNSVYLTTGSVLFSNLGNPLLTIVADTCGRHDTLGGACAQESNTVRYALDRRYMHSCRDNFLCACLHDGRLNKKDIGANINFFMNVPVTAEGGLTFEDGISAPGKYVELRAETDVIVLISNCPQLNNPCNGWNPTPAEVLIWN; from the coding sequence ATGACGTTAATTGCCAGCAATAAAATAGCCGAAGACGCGGTCTTCCGTCATGTGATCCCTGCCGGAGAACCCTATCTGTTTGAGGTCAAGCAAGGTCAGACGCTGCGACTGCTGGATTTGGAAGGTAACCAGGCGGTGGATACGCTGTTCTATCGCGTTGATGACCCACGCGAACGTTACGATCCACAGCGCACGCTGCGCCGCCAGAATAGCGTCTACCTGACGACGGGCAGCGTGCTGTTCTCCAATCTCGGTAATCCGTTGTTGACAATCGTCGCTGATACCTGTGGTCGGCATGACACCCTGGGTGGTGCCTGTGCGCAGGAGAGCAATACCGTGCGCTATGCGCTCGACCGACGCTACATGCACAGTTGCCGTGACAATTTTCTTTGTGCCTGTCTGCACGATGGTCGTCTGAACAAGAAAGATATTGGTGCGAACATTAACTTCTTTATGAACGTGCCGGTAACGGCAGAAGGCGGGCTGACCTTTGAGGATGGCATTTCCGCGCCGGGAAAATACGTAGAGCTACGCGCCGAAACGGATGTCATCGTACTGATTTCCAACTGTCCGCAGCTTAACAACCCGTGTAACGGCTGGAACCCGACGCCTGCGGAGGTGCTGATATGGAACTGA
- a CDS encoding urea amidolyase associated protein UAAP1 has protein sequence MTEIQISKNTSAGRSTFDEETVPGGGHTSFILKRGQILRITDVEGSGNVGLLMFNAHQTSERLNLPDTLKGQHTAKLTVGHCLYSDMGRVLAAIVTDTCGWHDSMGGVLNAQEVHEKYGQGRYQELRNGFFRNGMDNLLVEMGKWNLNLQDLLMTINLFSKVTVDAQGQFHFHSNHSQAGDYIELYAPMDTLVVLTALQHPMDPNPIYAPRPISLTWSRTEGEDVAKYCREFREENARAFHNTERGYL, from the coding sequence ATGACAGAGATACAGATATCGAAAAATACATCGGCAGGCCGGTCAACATTTGATGAAGAAACGGTACCGGGCGGAGGCCATACTTCCTTCATTCTCAAGCGCGGACAGATTCTGCGGATCACCGATGTGGAAGGCAGCGGCAATGTGGGTCTGCTGATGTTTAACGCGCACCAGACTAGCGAACGGTTAAACCTGCCGGACACTCTGAAAGGACAACACACCGCCAAATTAACGGTTGGACACTGTCTCTATTCCGACATGGGACGGGTACTGGCGGCGATCGTTACCGACACCTGCGGTTGGCACGACAGCATGGGTGGCGTACTCAATGCGCAGGAGGTGCATGAGAAATACGGGCAGGGGCGTTATCAGGAACTGCGTAACGGTTTTTTCCGTAACGGGATGGATAACCTGCTGGTCGAAATGGGGAAATGGAATCTCAATCTGCAAGATCTGCTGATGACGATCAACCTGTTCAGCAAAGTCACGGTGGATGCGCAAGGACAGTTTCACTTTCACAGCAATCATTCTCAGGCGGGCGACTACATCGAGCTGTATGCACCGATGGACACGCTGGTGGTGCTGACTGCCTTGCAACACCCGATGGATCCTAACCCGATATATGCGCCGCGTCCGATCTCGCTCACCTGGAGCCGAACAGAAGGTGAGGATGTCGCCAAATACTGCCGTGAGTTCCGTGAGGAAAATGCACGCGCGTTTCACAATACCGAACGCGGTTATCTATAA
- a CDS encoding ABC transporter ATP-binding protein, whose amino-acid sequence MSFIEIDNIWQEYGDHVVLERLNLNVEEGEFCTMVGASGCGKSTFLRLLLGQEPPSRGEVRLEGKPLPAEPDVSRGVVFQRYSVFPHLTVLENVVIGLEIPRSPWLGRLFGRGKQEVRSSAARMLERVGLGQAMHKYPNQLSGGMQQRLAIAQAFIVQPRILLLDEPFGALDPGIRGDMHSLLLELWRETRLTVFMVTHDLPEGFHLGTRLLVFDKVRVDPHAPEAYGARITYDIPLNQARLATRQRALPPAVSAMTSPI is encoded by the coding sequence ATGAGTTTTATCGAGATCGATAACATCTGGCAAGAATACGGCGACCATGTGGTGCTGGAACGGCTCAACCTGAACGTTGAGGAGGGGGAATTCTGCACGATGGTCGGGGCATCCGGCTGTGGTAAATCCACCTTTTTGCGCCTGCTGCTGGGGCAGGAACCCCCCAGTCGTGGTGAAGTGCGGCTCGAAGGGAAACCGCTACCCGCCGAACCGGATGTCAGCCGCGGCGTGGTGTTTCAGCGCTATTCGGTTTTTCCACATTTAACCGTGCTGGAAAACGTGGTGATTGGGCTGGAGATACCACGTTCTCCTTGGCTCGGCAGGCTGTTTGGACGAGGCAAGCAAGAAGTGCGGAGCAGTGCGGCTCGCATGCTGGAACGTGTTGGGCTTGGACAGGCGATGCACAAATATCCGAATCAGCTTTCCGGCGGGATGCAGCAGCGGCTCGCGATTGCGCAGGCGTTTATTGTCCAGCCGCGCATCCTGCTGCTCGATGAACCCTTTGGGGCGCTGGATCCCGGCATTCGCGGCGATATGCATTCCCTGCTGCTGGAGCTGTGGCGGGAAACCCGCTTAACGGTCTTTATGGTTACCCACGATTTGCCTGAAGGGTTCCACCTCGGCACGCGTTTGCTGGTGTTCGACAAAGTGCGCGTCGATCCCCATGCGCCGGAAGCCTATGGCGCACGTATTACTTATGACATCCCGCTGAATCAGGCGCGTCTCGCCACGCGCCAGCGTGCGCTGCCTCCTGCTGTTAGCGCGATGACATCCCCCATTTAA
- a CDS encoding ABC transporter permease has product MRLINRSPSRGGRLLLVLLPFTVLLVLYLVGSALRLEANPNDKLLPSLGQMAEAIQRMAFTEDKRSGDYLFWLDTQASLVRLALGLGIASLLSLLFGIAAGAFPLFRASLSPLMTVLSMIPPLAILPILFIVFGLDELSKVMLIVIGVTPMLARDLEQRARNIPQEMLIKAQTLGANSWIVVLRVILPQLLSRLLISLRLLLGAAWLFLISAEAISATAGLGYRIFLVRRYLAMDVILPYVVWITLLAWLMDMALRWLHRRWFPWSEESKT; this is encoded by the coding sequence GTGCGCTTGATCAATCGCTCCCCCAGCCGAGGCGGACGGCTGCTGCTTGTCCTGCTGCCGTTTACCGTGCTGCTGGTGCTGTACCTCGTGGGGTCGGCACTGCGGCTGGAAGCCAATCCCAATGACAAACTGCTGCCAAGTCTTGGGCAAATGGCCGAGGCAATTCAGCGCATGGCATTTACCGAAGACAAACGTAGCGGTGACTACCTGTTCTGGCTGGATACGCAGGCCAGTCTGGTTCGTCTTGCGCTGGGACTGGGGATCGCCAGCCTGTTGAGTCTGCTGTTTGGGATTGCGGCGGGGGCTTTTCCGCTGTTCCGTGCCTCGCTCTCGCCGTTGATGACCGTGCTGTCGATGATCCCACCGCTGGCGATTTTACCCATTCTTTTCATCGTCTTCGGGCTGGATGAACTCTCGAAAGTGATGCTGATCGTCATTGGCGTCACGCCGATGCTGGCGCGCGATCTCGAACAGCGCGCCCGTAATATCCCACAGGAAATGCTGATCAAAGCACAAACGCTGGGCGCGAACAGTTGGATCGTGGTGTTGCGCGTCATCCTGCCGCAGTTACTGTCGCGGCTGCTGATTTCCCTGCGGCTTCTGCTGGGGGCGGCGTGGCTGTTCCTGATTTCCGCCGAAGCGATTTCAGCAACGGCGGGGCTTGGCTACCGCATCTTTCTGGTACGTCGCTATCTGGCGATGGACGTGATTCTGCCTTACGTGGTGTGGATCACGCTGCTGGCATGGCTGATGGATATGGCACTGCGTTGGCTGCATCGCCGCTGGTTCCCGTGGTCAGAGGAAAGTAAAACATGA
- a CDS encoding putative urea ABC transporter substrate-binding protein: protein MNLSRLLGVCVLSLSALLSFPSQAAPKTQFNVCWTIYAGWMPWGVIGTQGIIDKWADKYGIKIKVTQLNDYVESINQYTAGQFDGCTMTNMDALTIPAAGGVDTTALLLGSFSAGNDGIVLKGKGKTLGDLRGMKVNLPELSVSHYLLVRGLETAGLRERDVTVVNTSDADIVAAFATRSVQAAVAWNPQLSAIKSQPDISEVFQSGQIPGELIDMMVVNTQTLQENPALGKALAGAWFEMMALMKAGDKPALESMAAASGTDLAGYQAQLKTTHLFYSAQDNLAFLTSADLPNTMKRVADFSFDKGLLGTGAQSADFIGITFPGQVTQGDSANVKLRFDDTFVRLAAENKL, encoded by the coding sequence ATGAACCTATCTCGTTTACTGGGCGTTTGCGTCCTCAGTCTCTCAGCGCTGCTGAGTTTCCCTTCACAGGCAGCGCCTAAAACGCAATTCAACGTGTGCTGGACTATCTATGCCGGGTGGATGCCGTGGGGCGTCATCGGCACGCAGGGCATTATCGATAAATGGGCCGACAAGTACGGCATCAAAATTAAGGTTACCCAGCTTAACGACTACGTCGAGTCGATCAATCAATACACCGCCGGACAGTTTGACGGCTGCACGATGACCAACATGGATGCGTTGACCATTCCGGCGGCGGGCGGTGTGGATACCACGGCGCTGCTGCTTGGCAGTTTCTCCGCAGGCAATGACGGTATCGTGCTCAAAGGCAAAGGGAAAACGCTGGGCGACTTGCGCGGAATGAAGGTCAACCTGCCTGAACTCTCTGTTTCCCATTACCTGCTAGTGCGCGGTCTGGAAACGGCCGGGCTACGGGAGCGGGATGTCACGGTCGTCAATACGTCAGATGCCGATATTGTTGCTGCTTTCGCTACCCGCAGCGTACAGGCGGCTGTCGCCTGGAACCCGCAGCTTTCCGCGATTAAAAGCCAGCCGGATATCTCGGAAGTCTTTCAGTCCGGACAGATCCCCGGTGAACTGATCGACATGATGGTCGTGAACACGCAGACGCTGCAAGAGAATCCGGCGCTGGGTAAAGCGCTGGCCGGAGCCTGGTTTGAAATGATGGCGCTAATGAAGGCGGGCGACAAGCCGGCGCTGGAATCGATGGCTGCGGCCTCCGGCACCGATTTAGCAGGCTATCAGGCACAGCTAAAAACCACCCATCTGTTTTATTCCGCGCAGGACAACCTGGCGTTTCTGACCAGCGCCGATCTCCCGAACACCATGAAACGCGTCGCAGATTTCTCCTTTGATAAAGGGTTGCTCGGCACTGGTGCACAGAGTGCGGATTTTATCGGCATAACGTTCCCTGGTCAGGTTACACAAGGCGACAGCGCCAATGTAAAACTGCGCTTTGACGACACCTTTGTGCGTCTGGCCGCAGAGAACAAACTCTGA
- a CDS encoding MarR family winged helix-turn-helix transcriptional regulator yields MMKALFTLLESYKAQMQEQMKAHDINLDVVHIRLCKIIAAAGRITPQLLAKTVGRDKAQITRMVAELVKRDYVRKIDNPDDGRSVWLSLSDKGIAFTQVFLHQEKHIEAQMLQALSSDEQAMFSALLEKIAASDSAHKPRIG; encoded by the coding sequence ATGATGAAAGCCCTTTTTACCCTATTAGAAAGCTATAAGGCACAGATGCAGGAACAGATGAAAGCGCACGACATCAATCTGGATGTCGTGCACATTCGTTTATGTAAGATCATCGCGGCGGCAGGGCGGATTACGCCCCAATTGCTGGCGAAAACGGTGGGTCGGGATAAGGCGCAAATCACCCGTATGGTGGCGGAACTGGTTAAACGCGATTATGTCCGCAAGATCGATAACCCAGATGATGGCCGCAGCGTGTGGCTCAGTTTGTCTGATAAAGGCATCGCGTTTACGCAAGTTTTTCTGCATCAGGAAAAGCACATTGAAGCGCAGATGCTGCAAGCGCTGTCCTCTGATGAACAAGCCATGTTTAGTGCGCTGCTGGAAAAAATAGCGGCGAGCGATTCTGCACATAAACCCCGTATCGGCTAA
- a CDS encoding DUF3861 domain-containing protein, translated as MGNIYQITVEEKGEQQRTLSFEFSLHDDLFKLLEKVDGKMDMTPEQTQAFMVGLKLFGEVMMQQRKHPLFKEFSTPFREFMMNLKKQ; from the coding sequence ATGGGAAACATCTATCAGATTACGGTGGAAGAAAAAGGCGAGCAGCAACGCACGCTGTCGTTTGAATTCTCGCTTCACGACGACCTGTTCAAGTTACTGGAAAAAGTCGATGGCAAGATGGACATGACGCCGGAACAAACTCAGGCCTTTATGGTGGGGTTGAAACTATTTGGCGAAGTGATGATGCAACAAAGAAAACACCCGCTGTTTAAGGAATTTTCCACTCCGTTCAGGGAGTTCATGATGAACCTGAAGAAACAGTGA
- the katG gene encoding catalase/peroxidase HPI: MDENKTKPTGKCPVMHGGNTSTGTSNTDWWPNALNLDILHQHDTKTNPLGGDFSYREALKTLDVDALKKDLHALMTDSQEWWPADWGHYGGLMIRMAWHSAGSYRTTDGRGGGGTGNQRFAPLNSWPDNVSLDKARRLLWPIKRKYGNKLSWADLIILAGNIAYESMGLKTFGFAFGREDIWHPEKDTYWGSEKEWLAKSTGRYGSDDRTSLENPLAAVQMGLIYVNPEGVDGKSDPLRTAQDMRVTFSRMAMNDEETVALTAGGHTVGKTHGNGDASLLGAAPESADVEEQGLGWHNPTGSGKGRHTVTSGLEGAWTTHPTKWDNGFFHMLLNHEWELRKSPAGASQWEPVSIKEEDKPVDVEDPSIRYNPMMTDADMALKVDPEYRKISERFSQDQAYFSEMFARAWFKLTHRDMGPKARYVGPDVPQEDLLWQDPIPAGRTDYDVDVVKARIAESSLSISELVATAWDSARTFRGSDMRGGANGARIRLAPQKDWVGNEPDRLARVLVVLESIAAATGASVADTIVLAGNVGIEKAAKAAGVQVTVPFAPGRGDTTDALTDVESFDVLEPIHDGYRNWLKKDYAVSVEELMLDRTQLMGLTAKEMTVLVGGLRVLGTNYGGTKHGVFTHREGALTNDFFVNLTDMQYTWKPYRKDLYEIRDRKTGEVKWTATRLDLVFGSNSILRAYAEVYAQDDSKEKFVNDFVAAWVKVMNADRFDLAD, translated from the coding sequence ATGGACGAGAATAAAACGAAACCAACCGGTAAATGTCCGGTTATGCACGGCGGAAATACGTCTACTGGCACATCAAACACTGACTGGTGGCCAAATGCCCTCAATCTCGACATTCTTCATCAGCACGACACCAAAACTAACCCGTTAGGCGGCGATTTTAGCTACCGTGAAGCCCTGAAAACCCTCGATGTCGATGCCCTCAAAAAAGACCTGCATGCGCTGATGACGGACAGTCAGGAGTGGTGGCCGGCAGACTGGGGTCATTACGGCGGCCTGATGATTCGTATGGCCTGGCACTCGGCAGGCTCCTACCGCACAACTGACGGTCGCGGCGGCGGCGGAACGGGTAACCAGCGTTTCGCACCGCTCAACTCCTGGCCGGATAACGTCAGTCTCGATAAAGCGCGCCGTTTACTGTGGCCCATCAAAAGAAAGTACGGCAATAAACTCAGTTGGGCGGACCTGATTATTCTGGCGGGCAATATCGCTTACGAATCCATGGGGCTGAAAACTTTCGGTTTCGCTTTTGGTCGTGAAGACATCTGGCATCCGGAAAAAGATACCTACTGGGGTTCGGAAAAAGAGTGGCTGGCAAAGAGCACGGGTCGCTATGGCAGCGACGATCGTACCTCGCTGGAGAATCCACTGGCTGCCGTACAGATGGGGCTGATTTACGTTAACCCGGAAGGCGTCGACGGCAAGTCCGATCCACTGCGTACCGCACAAGACATGCGCGTTACGTTCTCTCGTATGGCAATGAATGATGAAGAAACCGTCGCTCTGACGGCGGGCGGACACACGGTAGGTAAAACCCACGGTAACGGTGATGCCAGCCTGCTGGGCGCGGCGCCCGAAAGTGCGGATGTTGAAGAGCAAGGTCTTGGCTGGCATAACCCGACGGGGTCGGGTAAAGGTCGCCATACCGTCACCAGCGGGCTGGAAGGTGCTTGGACGACGCATCCGACAAAATGGGACAACGGCTTCTTCCACATGCTGTTGAATCACGAATGGGAACTAAGAAAGAGCCCAGCGGGCGCGTCACAGTGGGAGCCTGTCAGCATTAAAGAAGAAGATAAGCCAGTTGACGTTGAAGATCCGTCGATCCGCTACAACCCGATGATGACTGATGCCGATATGGCGCTGAAAGTTGACCCGGAATACCGTAAGATTTCCGAGCGCTTCTCTCAGGATCAGGCTTACTTCTCCGAAATGTTTGCCCGGGCGTGGTTCAAACTGACGCACCGTGATATGGGACCGAAAGCGCGCTACGTCGGCCCAGATGTGCCGCAGGAAGATTTACTGTGGCAGGATCCAATTCCGGCGGGTCGTACCGATTATGATGTTGATGTTGTCAAAGCGCGCATTGCGGAAAGTAGCCTTTCCATTAGCGAGTTGGTAGCAACCGCCTGGGACAGTGCCCGTACGTTCCGTGGTTCCGATATGCGCGGCGGTGCCAACGGTGCGCGTATTCGTCTTGCCCCGCAGAAAGACTGGGTAGGCAACGAGCCTGATCGTCTGGCGCGCGTGTTAGTCGTACTGGAAAGTATTGCGGCTGCAACGGGAGCCAGCGTGGCGGATACCATTGTGCTGGCGGGTAATGTGGGGATTGAGAAAGCGGCGAAAGCGGCTGGCGTGCAGGTGACCGTGCCTTTTGCACCGGGACGGGGCGATACTACCGATGCGCTGACCGATGTGGAGTCTTTCGATGTCCTCGAACCGATCCATGACGGCTATCGTAACTGGCTGAAGAAAGATTATGCCGTTAGCGTGGAAGAGTTGATGCTCGATCGCACGCAGTTGATGGGGCTGACAGCGAAGGAAATGACAGTGCTGGTTGGCGGCCTGCGCGTGTTGGGAACCAACTACGGCGGTACAAAACACGGCGTATTTACCCATCGTGAAGGGGCGCTGACGAATGATTTCTTCGTCAACCTGACCGACATGCAATACACGTGGAAGCCATACCGGAAAGACCTGTATGAAATTCGCGATCGTAAAACGGGTGAAGTCAAATGGACGGCGACGCGTCTGGATCTGGTCTTTGGTTCCAACTCCATTCTGCGCGCCTACGCCGAAGTTTACGCACAGGACGACAGCAAAGAGAAATTTGTGAATGACTTTGTTGCTGCCTGGGTGAAAGTGATGAATGCGGATCGCTTCGATCTGGCAGACTAA
- a CDS encoding metallophosphoesterase codes for MFHAITGLIALYVIWRLVWRLRVGAPVKRMLAVSLLLVSQHHLITRTFFGTMASPEVPAFVLMLLGWAFGALLISAFLLLAVDLLGVLGRFLSQSVGNVLLNNMVLRGGIAAVAMGLAAIGVWEAAVRVPDVRTVEVELKQLPPALDGFRLVQLTDLHASRLLQRPWIEAVVAKTNALKPDLTVITGDLADGTVSARHDDMEPLRNLTAPQGVFAIVGNHEYYVEYSQWVQRLNALGLRMLLNEHVLISRDNAAFVLAGITDRTAADFKQQLPDTRAALEGISPNSAVVLLSHRPTGAKENARAGADLQLSGHTHGGQVLGMHWVTQLANEGYVSGSYDVDGMHLYVSNGAGLWNGFPIRLGKRAEITQFILRSPAL; via the coding sequence GTGTTTCATGCCATTACCGGGCTCATCGCCCTCTATGTTATCTGGCGTCTGGTCTGGCGCTTACGTGTCGGGGCGCCTGTAAAGCGCATGCTGGCGGTGTCACTGCTGCTGGTTTCGCAGCATCATCTGATTACGCGCACCTTTTTTGGCACGATGGCATCGCCTGAAGTGCCTGCATTCGTCCTGATGCTGCTGGGATGGGCTTTCGGTGCGCTGTTGATATCTGCATTCTTGCTGTTGGCTGTCGATCTTCTCGGCGTCCTAGGCCGTTTTTTATCCCAGTCAGTCGGAAATGTTCTGCTGAACAATATGGTGCTGCGTGGCGGCATTGCCGCTGTGGCGATGGGACTGGCTGCTATTGGCGTGTGGGAAGCCGCAGTACGTGTTCCTGACGTCCGTACGGTAGAGGTTGAACTGAAGCAGCTACCGCCAGCGCTGGACGGTTTCCGACTGGTACAGCTAACGGATTTACACGCCAGCCGTCTGTTGCAGCGCCCTTGGATCGAAGCGGTAGTGGCAAAAACTAACGCGCTTAAGCCCGATCTGACGGTGATTACGGGTGATTTGGCCGATGGCACCGTCAGTGCCCGTCACGACGATATGGAGCCGCTGCGTAACCTGACAGCCCCACAAGGCGTGTTTGCCATCGTCGGCAACCATGAATATTACGTGGAATATTCGCAATGGGTGCAGCGGCTGAATGCGTTGGGTTTGCGCATGTTGCTCAATGAGCATGTGTTGATTAGCCGTGATAATGCCGCGTTTGTACTGGCGGGCATTACCGATCGCACCGCTGCTGATTTTAAACAACAACTGCCGGATACGCGTGCTGCGCTTGAGGGAATATCGCCGAATAGCGCTGTCGTTCTGCTGAGCCATCGACCCACTGGGGCGAAAGAGAATGCGCGTGCCGGAGCCGATTTACAGCTTTCTGGCCATACACACGGCGGACAGGTGCTGGGCATGCACTGGGTGACGCAGTTGGCGAATGAAGGCTATGTCTCTGGCAGCTATGACGTAGATGGCATGCATCTGTACGTGAGCAATGGCGCGGGTCTCTGGAACGGCTTTCCGATCCGCTTAGGGAAACGAGCTGAAATTACCCAGTTCATACTCCGTTCGCCTGCGCTGTAG
- a CDS encoding DeoR/GlpR family DNA-binding transcription regulator yields the protein MFDYTDFPEQRQSKIRQILSEEGKVVCTQLSRELNVSEHTIRRDLKELAQSGACKRVYGGAVSMPPEAIDFSSRATIDAAQKDRIAQAVIPLIKPNGCVFFDTGTTNLAVAKQIPAGLKFTAVCNSPIIAAELMQHHDVEVIFLGGRIQKEVGGAIGIDTLRQLEKMYFDQCLLGGCAFDANEGLTVFEYDDAEFKKCLVTRSSEVIVALTANKISALARYRVAACDEITSLVTDDEIPPACQSVLSEKNLDLIIAR from the coding sequence ATGTTCGATTACACCGACTTTCCCGAACAACGGCAATCCAAAATCAGGCAGATCCTCAGCGAGGAAGGCAAAGTCGTCTGTACGCAGCTCTCGCGTGAATTGAACGTATCAGAGCACACCATACGGCGCGATCTAAAGGAACTGGCACAATCCGGTGCCTGTAAGCGCGTCTACGGCGGCGCAGTCAGCATGCCGCCAGAAGCCATCGATTTTTCCAGTCGGGCAACCATCGACGCAGCACAAAAAGATCGCATTGCTCAGGCCGTCATCCCGCTGATAAAACCTAACGGCTGCGTCTTCTTTGACACTGGCACCACCAATCTAGCGGTGGCGAAACAGATCCCAGCGGGTCTGAAGTTTACCGCCGTGTGTAATTCGCCCATTATCGCGGCGGAATTGATGCAACATCACGATGTAGAAGTGATTTTTCTTGGTGGAAGGATCCAGAAGGAAGTCGGCGGCGCGATTGGTATCGACACACTCAGGCAGCTAGAGAAGATGTATTTCGATCAATGCCTGCTGGGAGGCTGTGCCTTTGATGCTAATGAGGGGTTGACCGTTTTTGAATATGACGATGCGGAATTCAAGAAGTGTCTCGTAACCCGCAGCAGCGAAGTGATCGTGGCCCTGACTGCCAATAAAATCTCCGCTCTGGCGCGCTATCGCGTTGCCGCCTGTGATGAGATCACCTCGCTGGTAACCGATGACGAAATCCCCCCTGCCTGCCAGAGCGTGTTAAGCGAAAAAAATCTGGATCTGATTATTGCCCGATAA
- a CDS encoding Cof-type HAD-IIB family hydrolase, translating to MIKLVITDLDGTFLHSDGDYNRALFAEVYALMKEKGVQFATCTGKQCERVEALFGDEAKDIWILGDSATRIKHQGDYVYQSLIKNRLALSLIGVLESVDDQHVIIGCTPNGAMVKETISPALLEKVKKSYANVTLIPSFAAVTDDFVKITVYDPAGHCHETAKYLDAFHDHVYIVVSEAAWIDIANVGVHKGHTVEILQNKLAVTFDETMVFGDGYNDIELMSRAAYSFAMRNAFEETKAAANFITRSNDDDGVLKTIKLLLS from the coding sequence ATGATCAAGTTGGTAATTACCGATCTGGACGGCACGTTTCTTCACAGCGATGGCGATTACAACAGAGCCTTATTTGCCGAGGTTTATGCGTTAATGAAAGAAAAGGGCGTGCAGTTTGCCACCTGCACGGGTAAGCAGTGCGAACGGGTGGAAGCGCTTTTTGGCGATGAGGCGAAAGATATCTGGATTTTGGGGGATAGCGCGACGCGCATCAAACATCAGGGCGATTATGTTTACCAATCGCTCATCAAAAACCGTCTTGCGTTGAGCCTGATTGGCGTGCTGGAAAGCGTAGACGACCAGCATGTGATCATCGGCTGTACCCCAAATGGGGCGATGGTAAAGGAAACGATCAGCCCAGCCTTACTGGAAAAGGTGAAGAAATCGTACGCTAATGTCACGTTGATACCCAGTTTTGCTGCCGTTACCGATGACTTTGTGAAAATCACAGTTTATGACCCAGCAGGACACTGTCACGAAACGGCGAAGTATCTCGATGCGTTCCACGACCATGTTTATATCGTGGTTTCCGAAGCGGCTTGGATCGACATTGCTAATGTTGGCGTACATAAAGGACATACCGTAGAAATCCTTCAGAATAAATTAGCGGTTACTTTTGATGAAACGATGGTGTTCGGTGATGGTTACAATGATATTGAACTGATGAGCCGTGCCGCTTACAGCTTTGCGATGCGCAATGCGTTTGAGGAAACCAAAGCAGCGGCGAATTTTATTACCCGCAGTAATGACGATGATGGGGTGCTAAAAACGATAAAGCTGCTGCTTTCATGA